DNA sequence from the Coregonus clupeaformis isolate EN_2021a chromosome 30, ASM2061545v1, whole genome shotgun sequence genome:
CATGGGCATGCTCTACAGCATATTCTGTGAGTTCATATTCCCTGCCAATGGGTCATATTTACTCACTGTTGATCCAATCACAAGTCCTTACATTTGAGTAAATCTGATTCCAGCTAAGGGGAGTCAGTCACTGCCACATACAGATCAAATAGAAGATTCAAGGCATTTACCCTCATCCATTCTTTGAGTACTGTATGATTTTATGCCTGGATGTATACCCCTGATTTGACATATTCTTAATTCTTCCTCTATGTTTATGActttatttacagtgcattcggaaagtatttagaccccttccccttttgcacattttgttacgttacagccttattctaaaatgtattcaataatttttttccctcatcaatctacacacaatactccataaagacaaggcaaaaacaggtttttagaaatgtttgcaaacttattaaaaataagaaacaaaaataccttacttacgtattcagaccctttgctatgagactcgaaattgagctcaggtgcatcctgtttccattgatcattcttgagatgtttctacaacttgattggagtccaactgtggttaattcaattgattggacatgatttggaaaggcagacctgtctgtctatttaaggtcccacagttgacagtgcatgtcagagcaaaaaccaagccatgaggttgaaggaattgtccgtagagctccgagacaggattgtgtcgaggcacagatctggggaagggtaccaaaagatgCCTGCAgcatgaaggtccccaagaacacagtggcctccatcactcttatatggaagaagtttagaactaccgtctgtggcgatgggagaaccttccagaaggacaaccatctctgcagtactccaccaatcaggcctttatggtagagtggccagacagaagccactcctcagtaaaaggcacatgacagctcacttggagtttgccaaaaggcacctaaaggactctcagatcatgagaaacaagatactctggtctgatgaaaccaagattgaactctttggcctgaatgccaagcgtcacatctggtggaaacctggcaccatccctacggtgaagcatggtggtggcagcatcatgctgtggggatgtttttcagtggcagggactgggagactagtcaggatcgagggaaagatgaacgtagcaaagtacagagagatccttgatgaaaacctgctccagagatcTCAGGACcaaagactggggcgaaggttcaccttccaacaggacaacacaggagtggcttcgggacaagtctcaatgtccttgagcggcccagccacttgaacccaatctaacatctctggagagacctgaaaatagctgtgaagcgacgctccccatccaacctggcagagcttgaaaggatctgcagagaagaatggaagaaactccccaaatacaggtgagccaagcttgtagcgtcataaccaagaagactcgaggctgtaatcgctgccaaaggtgcttcaacaaagcactgagtaaagggtctgaataattatgtaaatgtaatatttcagggttttctttttataaatttgcaaaaatgtcaaaaaacctgttttttctttgtcattatggggtattgtgtgtagattgaggatatttttttatttaatccattttagaataaggctgtaacgtaacaaaatgtggaaaaagtcaaggggtctgaatactttccgcatGCACTGCAgttgtcctctttttttcctcatATTTCAGTCTTTCTCTTCTAGGTGTTCTGTCTCTCCTGGGGAATGGCATCTTGCTGCTTGTTGCGTATCGTAAGCGATTGTCCTTGAAGCCTGCCGAGTTCTTCATCATTAACCTGTCCATCAGCGACCTTGGGATGACCCTGTCTTTATTCCCTCTGGCCATTCCCTCATCATTCGCTCACAAGTATTTGATATTCTTTCTCTCTTCTGGCTCATGGAACAAAAAAACCCTAGGGCATTCTCGAGATCTCACTGTTATTCTGTGTTGCAATGACAGTGACTGAATATTTTAGTGAAAACTTTCTTCTGTTTAACTCTCTTATGATCTCTCCCCACTGTGTAGGTGGCTGTTTGATGAGATCACCTGTCAGTTTTATGCTATGTGTGGGGTTCTGTTTGGCCTGTGCAGCCTGACCAACCTCACAGCTCTCTCCTTTGTCTGCTGCCTCAAAGTCTGCTTCTCTAACTATGGTGAGTTAGATTTCAATCGGCTATAATCAAACCTTTATTTTTTACTGTACATTAATCTCTGAGATGGTGAAGTAGTCTTAAAACTGATGCAATCTAATGTGCGCTTTGGAGATTAATAAAGCCCTATTTTATCTCATGTCAAAATGCACATTTCTCCTCCTTCCTTTTCCCCTTTGTCCCATTTTCCATCCCCAGGTAACAAGTTCTCCTCATCCAATGCCTGCTTCCTGGTGGTGGTTGTGTGGTGTTATGCCTCTGTGTTCGCCATCGGTCCCCTGGCACATTGGGGACACTACAAAGCAGAGCCTTATGGCACTGCCTGCTGCATTGACTGGAACGTACCAAACTACAAGCTGTCTGCCATGTCCTACATTGTCTGCCTGTTCCTCTTCTGCTACGCTCTGCCCTGCACCGTCATCTTCCTCTCCTACACCTTCATCCTGCTGACGGTGCGCAGTTCTCACCAGGCCGTCCAGCAGCATG
Encoded proteins:
- the LOC121546700 gene encoding opsin-5-like, whose translation is MGNASDTTLFVSTISKELDFLMGMLYSIFCVLSLLGNGILLLVAYRKRLSLKPAEFFIINLSISDLGMTLSLFPLAIPSSFAHKWLFDEITCQFYAMCGVLFGLCSLTNLTALSFVCCLKVCFSNYGNKFSSSNACFLVVVVWCYASVFAIGPLAHWGHYKAEPYGTACCIDWNVPNYKLSAMSYIVCLFLFCYALPCTVIFLSYTFILLTVRSSHQAVQQHVSPQTKTTNAHALIVKLSVAVCIGFLGAWSPYAIVAMWAAFGDATLVPPTAFALAAIFAKSSTIYNPMVYLLCKPNFRKCLCRDTSTFRNRICRGSPQPEQKDSFGSTSQRNNKDMSVSNGQPESHRACLHSDEDGAHCHTGITPQRTARIQTGSTYSNVTVDQLSAKLQADFL